A region from the Bacteroidales bacterium genome encodes:
- a CDS encoding SUMF1/EgtB/PvdO family nonheme iron enzyme: protein MKKDKTKTYSGSNKTSTYGDAEKLTKETVHNIKAGDNIILNNKEYKILEIISESTGEAVIYKIENKKKNILVLKLYYEFHDPENEPNTEALSRIKNIEDVDILNLIDYGTGINKYKGKYCFEISDFAYGHDLMFIDNFKEKYSPDFIIKEVISQIFLGIQRLHENKIYHCDLKPQNIFFLDKEQTEIVIGDYGSAKTFEFDAEKQSRKTTTVKGTDFYLPPEQARGFISEKNDYYSFGMILLHLFYPEEILLNVNEPKSLSHLKLKQIIERQFESKPIIDFNPKFKRINSLIEGLTLEDFNLRWGKEQVKKWIKGEQINVIYKNSAQYPSNAEIKALIFGEYTINTVYDIRDYILNDPDWYVDLIEDKDNRADFTEWFLKLYGGNKSKRSEFNRIVKNYSQDGVDFVAEAIIRFFIPEHPVILGVKTFDFYNSPDLKKTVALTFSHLIHDLWKSSSDNDIKLYFFRFEFALWQLKNQQQEVLDLLTILYRELNIKKKIKTDSFDFKVYAYTSGSKESLNKIKKFLCKYLPSKSNINFIRLNEQNGLDYKIELTLAHFFTEIGIENSIIEDIITIDYPDNYNSKDEFFKKVFDTTISSICNNHFIKIKLISDNSLEQFKNDFKNEYNKLFENLKQEFHKLKQETSRKIKRQNPVKSNLKEIESIISKNKFHKINDAFYFIYEIRRYSKKQIEIQKNRIHEDRVKKRNRRRNIFIAILPIIAVVVLWTFLLRDKWLPNIQSVVNYENITHKYIASNKIEMVFVKGGTFMMGHKGGPKNERPLHKVSLNDFYISKYEITNEQFCWFLNIYGSDIVKSGEHTGEKMIYYSDIEGRDWGVNYTEEGWRPNGGYEHYPVVYVTWYGANEFCMWANGRLPTEAEWEYAAKGGDKSEGYRFPGSNKVYDVAWCYDNSDIETHKVGKKDPNELEIFDMSGNVFEWCEDWYHAEYYIVSPESNPLNFGKTESKVLRGGSYYTYKKDCMPCYRIGEFPDKYFSNFGFRLCKYKFIDE from the coding sequence ATGAAAAAAGACAAAACCAAAACATATTCCGGAAGTAACAAAACCTCTACTTACGGTGATGCCGAAAAGCTCACAAAGGAAACTGTTCACAATATAAAAGCCGGTGATAATATTATTCTGAATAATAAAGAGTACAAAATTCTTGAAATAATTTCAGAAAGTACCGGCGAAGCGGTCATTTATAAAATAGAAAACAAGAAAAAAAATATATTGGTACTAAAGCTGTATTACGAATTTCACGACCCTGAAAACGAACCAAATACAGAAGCATTATCAAGAATAAAAAACATAGAAGATGTTGATATTTTAAATTTAATTGATTACGGCACAGGAATAAACAAATATAAAGGAAAATATTGTTTCGAAATTTCTGATTTTGCTTATGGTCATGATTTGATGTTTATAGATAATTTCAAAGAAAAATACAGCCCTGATTTTATTATTAAAGAAGTTATATCTCAAATTTTTCTTGGAATTCAAAGACTGCATGAAAACAAAATTTATCATTGTGATTTAAAACCACAAAACATATTTTTTCTTGATAAAGAACAAACAGAAATTGTAATCGGAGACTACGGTTCGGCAAAAACATTTGAATTCGATGCAGAAAAGCAATCACGAAAAACTACAACCGTAAAAGGAACAGATTTTTATTTGCCGCCTGAACAAGCAAGAGGTTTTATTTCCGAAAAAAATGATTATTATTCTTTCGGAATGATATTACTGCATTTATTTTATCCAGAAGAAATTCTGCTGAATGTAAATGAACCTAAAAGCTTAAGTCATTTAAAACTTAAACAAATTATTGAAAGACAGTTTGAATCTAAACCGATAATTGATTTCAACCCGAAATTCAAAAGAATTAACAGTTTAATCGAAGGCTTAACTCTTGAAGATTTTAACCTCCGTTGGGGAAAAGAACAAGTTAAGAAATGGATAAAAGGTGAACAAATCAATGTAATTTATAAAAATTCTGCACAATATCCGTCGAATGCTGAAATTAAGGCTTTAATTTTCGGAGAATATACCATAAATACAGTTTATGACATTAGAGATTATATTTTAAATGACCCCGATTGGTATGTTGACCTGATTGAAGATAAAGATAACAGAGCCGATTTTACTGAATGGTTTCTGAAACTTTACGGCGGTAATAAGAGCAAGCGTTCTGAATTTAACCGTATTGTTAAAAATTACAGTCAGGATGGTGTTGATTTTGTCGCAGAAGCAATAATTCGCTTCTTTATTCCGGAACATCCTGTAATATTAGGTGTGAAGACATTTGATTTTTACAATTCACCGGATTTAAAGAAAACCGTTGCTCTCACTTTCTCACATCTTATTCATGATTTATGGAAAAGTTCGTCTGATAACGATATTAAACTCTATTTCTTCAGATTTGAATTTGCATTATGGCAATTAAAAAACCAACAACAGGAAGTATTGGATTTGTTAACAATTTTATACAGAGAATTGAACATTAAAAAGAAGATAAAAACTGATTCTTTTGATTTTAAAGTTTATGCCTATACATCCGGTTCAAAAGAATCTTTAAATAAAATAAAAAAATTTCTTTGTAAGTATTTACCTTCAAAAAGCAATATTAATTTTATTAGACTTAACGAACAAAATGGTTTAGATTATAAAATTGAATTGACACTTGCACATTTTTTTACTGAAATAGGAATTGAAAATTCAATAATTGAAGATATAATTACAATTGACTATCCTGATAATTATAATTCAAAAGATGAGTTTTTTAAAAAAGTATTTGATACAACAATTAGTTCAATTTGCAATAATCACTTTATTAAAATTAAATTGATTTCAGATAACAGTTTGGAACAGTTTAAGAATGATTTTAAAAATGAATATAATAAGTTATTTGAAAATCTTAAACAAGAATTTCATAAATTAAAACAAGAAACTTCTCGAAAAATAAAACGACAAAATCCGGTAAAAAGTAATTTAAAAGAAATTGAATCAATAATTTCAAAAAACAAATTTCATAAAATTAATGATGCTTTTTATTTTATTTATGAAATAAGAAGATACAGTAAAAAGCAGATTGAAATTCAGAAAAACAGAATTCATGAAGATAGAGTAAAAAAAAGAAACAGAAGAAGAAACATTTTTATTGCAATCCTTCCTATTATTGCAGTTGTTGTTTTATGGACTTTCCTTTTAAGGGATAAATGGTTGCCTAATATTCAATCAGTTGTAAACTATGAAAACATTACTCATAAATACATTGCTTCTAATAAAATAGAAATGGTGTTTGTAAAAGGAGGAACATTTATGATGGGGCATAAAGGAGGTCCGAAAAATGAAAGACCCTTACACAAAGTTAGCTTAAACGATTTTTATATAAGTAAATATGAAATAACAAATGAACAATTCTGTTGGTTTTTAAACATATATGGTTCAGATATAGTAAAATCCGGAGAACATACCGGAGAAAAGATGATTTATTACAGTGATATTGAAGGAAGAGACTGGGGAGTAAATTATACTGAAGAAGGCTGGCGACCAAACGGCGGCTATGAACATTATCCTGTTGTTTATGTAACATGGTATGGTGCAAACGAATTTTGTATGTGGGCAAACGGAAGATTGCCTACAGAAGCGGAATGGGAATATGCTGCAAAGGGAGGAGATAAATCAGAAGGGTATAGATTTCCCGGCAGTAATAAAGTTTATGATGTTGCTTGGTGTTATGATAACTCTGATATAGAAACTCATAAAGTTGGAAAAAAAGACCCTAATGAACTTGAAATTTTCGATATGAGCGGAAATGTTTTCGAATGGTGTGAAGATTGGTATCATGCTGAATATTATATAGTAAGTCCCGAAAGCAACCCGCTTAATTTTGGAAAGACGGAATCAAAGGTACTTCGAGGCGGTTCATATTACACTTACAAAAAGGATTGTATGCCGTGCTATCGTATAGGTGAATTTCCCGATAAATATTTCAGTAATTTCGGTTTTCGATTATGCAAATATAAGTTTATTGACGAATAG
- a CDS encoding SUMF1/EgtB/PvdO family nonheme iron enzyme, with protein sequence MKNDKTQTYTDSNKTTVYGDAEKLTKETVHNIKAGDNIILNNKEYKILEIISESTGEAVIYKIESVTPKSPKGDFAAATKKSPSGDLGAKQAKANFNQKQKIYALKLYFEFKDAENEPNTEALSRIKDIEDVDILNLHNYGTGINKYESKYCFEILDFAYGLDLLDVKNLKEKYTPDFTEKEVIPQIFKGIIKLHENRIYHCDLKPQNVFYLDKEQVEIVVGDYGSAKTFEFDAEKKSRKTTTVKGTDFYLPPEQARGFISEKNDYYSFGMILLHLFYPEKILLNENEPKSLSHSKLKQIIERQFEAKPIIDFNPKYERINKLIEGLTLVDFNLRWGEKEVKNWLEGKSVDVYYKKEVLKTGVGEYSEKTLIFGTYKINSVYDLRDYILNEKNWYADLIEDEENRDDFTEWILNLYAGDRSKRSAFNRIVKLYSQEGIDFVADAIIRFFLPEHPVSIGLKSYNFAEPDDIIKSTALAFSHLIFDLWDSSTEKDIKLFIFSYEFALRHIKNKEEADRILKILYQKLSLNENTDDDFEDCKVHAYTKINKSSLKAVKEFLTELSASDIEIEVISLDKENNLHYNVIKSTYSYFQSIGIDNTLSDMFIKNQTIALRIPESSKSFNDFIEETFEIFLEDFVNKYNIKNEISPTSVKKIKETFKTTFQSIRENIENEFSDMVEAYSKEIALIKGLHFDISNKNRFLQNISYDKVQQTYEDIIILKSELKKAVEVKEIFKQCKEKAKETSLVIPLLTEAGNLLKTNNYKDIEKAGQILSKEHSFKFETLTDVTNIKKHKQISYQNTERFERIDAVKIIESLAVSSDGKKIITAAFFMYKTLRIINIKQKEVILTINKTGFPPKNISISKNGEYIACTGTHDKKALVYDLNSGKKICTIKKGNTYARNAIFSPDNKYLSVTSYDNTLFWDIKTWKLKKTIKTSVPICFHPKENLLANALYSGEIELIDLNTNERSIISDRQEDSITELCFSHNGKLIASSSHDDIVRIWNVRTTELVHTLSGHAQYQESHICFSPDGKILASLLNSGDVRFWSMNTGEPILTLEGFDSVKGLAFHPDGDYIVVGDQSQIILIYLKHKDLQTHKMSIPDFINYELKQSEEKKKFKAEIVKSNFKKDKEKESDDTYRATFSDSENREEEQPEELPEIIIDSEKSNIQENIADVFGLDSQTIRQIEEKRRRNKRTILLIVVAILLIIASVVIVQKTNLFNKPAEQTVTDYSYKNAKRSGMDLIFIKGGIFKMGVENGYKGEYPVHNVILGSYYLGKYEITNEQFSQFLNEYGSVKVKKGVYRNEEILSDEINNPGIRKTRNVWSPLPGYEKKPVVEITWYGANEYCKYYGGRLPTEAEWEFAAKGGIYSNDYKYSGSNEVDNVISANEIGLFYITEKVWNWCEDTYDEDYFEISPVFDPCNERNMKTIYGRSGNTELTHNESRYYTYGKTVDRITYKSIRGSSNDSYSYQSNIGIRKYCEKYKKQNDLGFRICFNDTLNEKEKQLVEKYKNYSLQIEKKKELQKSKFKMIYVKGGEFKMGNDYNRTIRRVHSVKLSDFGISNLEISNNYFCNFLNSYGSDTVKSGEFQGKLMIKSSTVSKYSNWGIYKVDYTWLPVEGYENHPVIYVSWYGANEYCKYYSGRLPTEAEWEFAARGGKKTRDYPYSGGGNIDEVSWYLSNSDKTTYKPGTKKSNRLGIYDMNGNVQEWCEDTYDFRYYRDSPYKNPCNLELGKYKIVRGGAYTNSAKQISLYNRYKQKPGEFNNKTGFRIVFQIK encoded by the coding sequence ATGAAAAACGATAAAACTCAAACATATACTGACAGTAATAAAACAACTGTTTACGGTGATGCCGAAAAGCTCACAAAGGAAACTGTTCACAATATAAAAGCCGGTGATAATATTATTCTGAACAATAAAGAGTACAAAATTCTTGAAATTATTTCAGAAAGTACAGGCGAAGCAGTTATCTATAAAATTGAATCAGTTACCCCTAAATCCCCTAAAGGGGACTTTGCCGCAGCTACCAAAAAGTCCCCTTCAGGGGATTTAGGGGCAAAACAGGCGAAAGCAAATTTTAATCAAAAACAAAAAATCTATGCACTAAAGCTTTATTTTGAATTTAAAGACGCTGAAAATGAACCAAATACAGAAGCATTATCAAGAATTAAAGATATTGAAGATGTTGATATTTTAAATCTTCATAATTACGGAACAGGAATAAATAAATATGAAAGCAAATATTGTTTTGAAATTTTAGATTTTGCATACGGGCTTGATTTGTTGGATGTTAAAAACCTAAAAGAAAAATATACTCCGGATTTCACAGAAAAAGAAGTTATTCCTCAAATTTTTAAAGGAATTATAAAATTGCATGAAAATCGTATTTACCATTGCGACTTAAAACCACAAAATGTTTTTTATCTTGATAAAGAACAAGTTGAGATTGTCGTAGGCGATTACGGATCAGCAAAAACATTTGAATTTGATGCAGAGAAAAAATCGCGCAAAACCACAACAGTTAAAGGAACCGACTTTTATCTTCCGCCTGAGCAAGCAAGAGGTTTTATTTCCGAAAAAAACGATTACTATTCTTTCGGAATGATATTGTTGCATTTATTTTATCCCGAAAAAATACTGCTGAATGAGAATGAGCCAAAAAGTTTAAGTCATTCAAAGCTTAAACAAATTATTGAACGGCAGTTTGAAGCTAAACCGATAATTGACTTCAATCCGAAATACGAAAGAATTAATAAACTTATCGAAGGTTTAACACTTGTTGATTTTAATTTGCGATGGGGCGAAAAGGAAGTCAAAAATTGGTTAGAAGGCAAAAGTGTTGATGTATATTATAAAAAAGAAGTCTTAAAAACCGGTGTGGGCGAGTATTCTGAAAAAACTCTGATATTCGGGACTTATAAAATTAATTCAGTATATGACTTAAGAGATTACATCCTTAATGAAAAAAATTGGTATGCTGATTTAATTGAAGATGAAGAGAACCGTGATGATTTTACGGAATGGATATTAAACTTGTATGCCGGTGACCGAAGCAAGCGTTCTGCATTTAATCGTATTGTAAAGTTATACAGTCAAGAAGGAATTGATTTTGTTGCAGATGCAATAATTCGATTCTTTTTACCCGAACATCCTGTATCAATTGGTCTGAAATCATATAATTTTGCTGAACCGGATGATATTATAAAATCCACTGCCTTGGCATTTTCTCATCTGATTTTTGATTTATGGGACAGTTCAACAGAGAAAGATATTAAACTGTTTATTTTCAGCTATGAATTTGCTTTAAGGCATATAAAAAATAAGGAGGAAGCTGACAGGATTTTAAAAATATTATATCAAAAACTTTCCCTTAATGAAAACACAGATGATGACTTTGAAGACTGTAAAGTCCATGCTTACACCAAAATAAACAAAAGCTCCCTAAAAGCTGTCAAAGAATTTCTGACAGAATTATCAGCAAGTGATATTGAGATAGAGGTAATCTCACTTGATAAAGAGAACAATTTGCATTATAATGTTATTAAATCTACTTACAGCTATTTTCAAAGTATAGGTATTGATAATACGCTGTCTGATATGTTTATTAAAAATCAAACAATTGCTTTAAGAATTCCGGAATCTTCAAAATCTTTTAATGATTTTATTGAAGAAACATTTGAAATTTTTTTAGAGGATTTTGTTAATAAATACAACATTAAAAACGAAATTAGTCCGACTTCTGTAAAAAAAATAAAAGAAACCTTTAAAACTACTTTTCAAAGTATCAGAGAAAATATTGAAAATGAATTTTCTGACATGGTAGAAGCATATTCAAAAGAAATTGCATTAATTAAAGGTTTACATTTTGATATCAGTAATAAAAACAGGTTTCTTCAAAACATAAGTTATGATAAAGTCCAACAAACATATGAAGATATTATTATTTTAAAGAGTGAATTGAAAAAAGCAGTTGAAGTAAAAGAAATTTTTAAGCAATGTAAAGAAAAGGCTAAAGAAACAAGCCTTGTAATACCATTATTGACGGAAGCCGGTAATCTTTTAAAAACCAATAATTATAAGGATATTGAAAAAGCCGGACAAATTTTATCAAAAGAGCATTCTTTTAAGTTTGAAACACTTACTGATGTTACAAATATTAAGAAACACAAGCAAATATCTTATCAAAATACCGAGAGGTTTGAAAGAATAGATGCAGTTAAAATAATAGAATCATTAGCAGTAAGCTCCGACGGAAAAAAAATTATTACAGCTGCATTTTTCATGTATAAAACCTTGAGAATTATCAATATAAAACAGAAAGAAGTTATATTGACTATTAATAAAACAGGATTTCCTCCTAAAAATATTTCAATCAGTAAAAACGGAGAATATATTGCTTGCACCGGTACACATGATAAAAAGGCATTGGTTTACGACTTAAATTCCGGAAAAAAGATATGTACTATAAAAAAAGGTAATACTTATGCCCGAAATGCTATATTTAGTCCTGATAATAAATATCTCTCAGTTACAAGTTATGACAATACACTATTTTGGGACATAAAAACATGGAAACTTAAGAAAACAATTAAAACATCAGTACCGATATGTTTTCATCCGAAAGAAAATTTATTGGCAAATGCGTTATATTCAGGTGAAATTGAATTAATTGATTTAAACACTAATGAAAGGTCAATTATTTCAGACAGACAAGAAGACAGTATAACAGAACTTTGTTTCAGCCACAACGGAAAATTGATTGCAAGCAGCAGCCATGATGATATTGTAAGGATTTGGAATGTCAGAACTACTGAATTAGTACACACCTTATCCGGACATGCACAATATCAGGAAAGTCATATTTGTTTCAGCCCTGACGGAAAAATTCTTGCAAGCCTTCTGAATTCCGGAGATGTAAGGTTTTGGAGTATGAATACCGGAGAACCGATTTTGACTCTTGAAGGTTTTGATTCAGTTAAGGGGCTTGCTTTTCATCCTGACGGTGATTATATTGTAGTAGGCGACCAATCACAGATAATCTTAATTTATCTGAAACATAAAGATTTGCAAACTCATAAAATGAGTATCCCGGATTTTATAAATTATGAATTAAAGCAATCTGAAGAGAAAAAAAAGTTTAAAGCAGAAATCGTAAAAAGTAACTTCAAAAAAGATAAAGAAAAAGAATCTGATGATACATACAGAGCAACTTTTTCTGATTCTGAAAATCGGGAAGAAGAGCAACCGGAAGAATTGCCTGAAATAATAATTGATTCTGAAAAAAGTAATATACAAGAAAATATAGCGGATGTGTTTGGTTTAGATTCCCAAACAATAAGGCAAATAGAGGAAAAACGGAGAAGAAACAAAAGAACCATATTATTGATTGTAGTTGCGATACTTTTAATAATTGCCTCTGTTGTAATTGTTCAAAAGACTAATCTTTTCAATAAGCCTGCTGAACAAACTGTTACTGACTACAGTTATAAAAATGCCAAACGGTCAGGAATGGATTTAATTTTTATTAAAGGAGGAATTTTTAAAATGGGAGTTGAAAACGGCTACAAAGGAGAATACCCTGTCCATAATGTAATTTTAGGCAGCTATTATCTTGGCAAATATGAAATAACTAACGAACAATTCTCTCAATTTTTAAACGAATATGGTTCTGTTAAAGTAAAGAAAGGTGTATATCGAAATGAAGAAATATTGAGTGATGAAATTAATAATCCCGGAATAAGAAAAACAAGAAATGTTTGGAGTCCTTTACCCGGTTACGAAAAAAAACCTGTTGTTGAAATTACTTGGTACGGAGCTAATGAATATTGCAAATATTACGGAGGCAGATTACCTACTGAAGCAGAATGGGAATTTGCAGCAAAAGGCGGAATATATTCTAATGATTATAAATATTCCGGAAGTAATGAGGTAGATAATGTTATTTCTGCAAATGAAATTGGGCTGTTTTATATAACCGAAAAAGTTTGGAATTGGTGCGAAGATACTTATGATGAGGATTATTTTGAAATCAGTCCTGTTTTTGATCCTTGCAATGAGAGGAATATGAAAACAATTTACGGACGATCCGGAAATACAGAACTGACTCATAATGAGTCAAGATATTACACATACGGTAAAACAGTAGATAGAATTACTTATAAATCAATTCGAGGAAGTTCAAACGATAGTTATTCTTATCAATCAAATATAGGAATAAGAAAATACTGTGAAAAATATAAGAAACAAAATGATTTAGGTTTTAGAATTTGTTTTAATGATACTCTTAATGAAAAAGAAAAACAGTTAGTCGAGAAATACAAAAATTACAGTTTGCAAATAGAAAAGAAAAAAGAATTGCAAAAATCCAAATTTAAAATGATTTATGTTAAGGGAGGAGAATTTAAAATGGGTAACGATTACAACAGAACAATAAGAAGAGTACATTCTGTAAAATTAAGTGATTTCGGAATTAGTAATTTGGAAATATCAAATAATTATTTTTGTAATTTTTTAAATTCGTACGGATCGGATACAGTTAAATCCGGAGAATTTCAAGGAAAATTAATGATTAAATCAAGTACTGTTTCTAAATACAGTAATTGGGGAATTTATAAAGTAGATTACACATGGCTTCCTGTTGAAGGCTATGAAAATCATCCTGTTATATATGTCAGTTGGTACGGTGCAAATGAATATTGCAAATATTACAGTGGCAGATTACCAACCGAAGCAGAATGGGAATTTGCAGCACGCGGAGGTAAAAAAACAAGAGATTACCCATATTCCGGGGGAGGTAATATTGATGAAGTCTCTTGGTATTTATCTAATTCAGACAAAACAACTTATAAACCCGGAACAAAAAAATCCAACAGACTCGGAATTTACGATATGAACGGAAATGTTCAAGAATGGTGTGAAGATACATACGATTTCAGATATTACAGAGATAGTCCGTATAAAAATCCGTGTAATCTTGAACTCGGCAAATACAAGATTGTAAGAGGAGGTGCATATACAAACTCGGCAAAACAAATAAGTCTTTATAACAGGTATAAGCAAAAACCCGGTGAATTCAATAATAAAACAGGATTTCGTATTGTATTTCAGATAAAATAA
- a CDS encoding radical SAM protein has product MHWKLNRIQYPVYNLGKGKRIAIWVQGCSLACKNCISKTLQTKNGGKNIEIEYLVNEIVKVNQDFSGITITGGEPFQQYQQLIAFCAYIKKMTNLEIYVFSGYTLDELYQLFPDKLFTEYIDYLTDGRYEQDKHDDQNVRGSTNQQLYKFENNKAVLQKTYFKSNSVSLKVDKDKQVYLSGIPKKDELKQLSDYLNKTGINLTFK; this is encoded by the coding sequence ATGCACTGGAAACTAAACAGAATACAATATCCCGTATATAATCTCGGAAAGGGAAAACGGATAGCTATTTGGGTACAAGGATGCTCACTTGCATGCAAAAACTGTATAAGTAAAACTTTACAAACGAAAAACGGCGGAAAAAACATTGAAATTGAATATTTGGTAAATGAAATTGTAAAAGTAAATCAAGATTTTTCAGGCATAACAATTACCGGAGGTGAACCTTTTCAGCAATATCAACAATTAATTGCATTTTGTGCATATATAAAAAAAATGACTAATTTAGAGATTTATGTTTTTTCAGGTTACACATTAGATGAATTATATCAATTATTTCCCGATAAACTCTTTACCGAATACATAGATTATTTAACAGACGGAAGATATGAACAAGATAAGCATGACGACCAAAATGTAAGAGGTTCAACAAATCAGCAATTGTATAAGTTTGAAAATAATAAGGCTGTATTGCAAAAAACTTATTTCAAATCTAATTCGGTAAGTTTAAAAGTTGATAAAGATAAACAAGTGTATTTAAGCGGAATACCAAAAAAAGATGAATTAAAGCAATTATCTGACTATTTAAATAAAACAGGTATTAACCTAACATTCAAATAA